In the genome of Nymphaea colorata isolate Beijing-Zhang1983 chromosome 9, ASM883128v2, whole genome shotgun sequence, one region contains:
- the LOC116260601 gene encoding S-type anion channel SLAH4-like, translating to MAGSDQSSPFLARFHADLFRVSMALASQAVLWRTLSSGSFSDPWPPIFTSIAEKSFWLLAAAVLSSSTLAYLFKSIFYFHIVKAEFLDRWRVNYLFAPWIAAILLLQCVLPSSISRTIWCAFTIPILLLEVKIYGQWFTKGKRFLSTVANPSTHLSLIGNFVAAQTAARLAWLELGLFLFSIGIIHYVVVFVTLYQRLPCTGSVPVQLRPASFLSIAAPSVASIAWEAVSGHFGSGCKMLYFLSLFLFTLLVVRPTLFVKAMRRFSSAWWAYVFPVTMLALSSAEYAQEVHTGLAHAIRRVISMASLLMTLALILLTVVHRKVIFANTRQQNSQAKVMPMASPSRAMEEPEPSSSPSLPL from the exons ATGGCTGGGTCTGATCAGTCCTCTCCTTTCTTGGCTCGGTTCCACGCAGACCTTTTCCGCGTCTCCATGGCCCTCGCGAGCCAAGCTGTCCTATGGAGGACACTCAGCTCCGGCTCCTTCTCCGATCCATGGCCTCCCATCTTCACCTCCATCGCCGAGAAGTCCTTCTGGCTGCTGGCTGCAGCCGTCCTCTCCTCCTCCACCCTTGCCTACCTCTTCAAGTCCATCTTCTACTTCCACATCGTCAAGGCCGAGTTCCTCGACCGGTGGCGGGTCAACTACCTCTTCGCCCCTTGGATTGCCGCTATCTTGCTCCTCCAGTGCGTCCTCCCTTCCAG CATCTCGAGGACCATCTGGTGTGCCTTCACCATTCCTATACTGCTGCTGGAGGTGAAGATCTACGGCCAGTGGTTCACCAAGGGCAAGCGCTTCCTCTCCACTGTGGCCAACCCTTCCACCCACCTCTCCCTCATCGGCAACTTCGTCGCCGCGCAGACTGCCGCCCGGCTCGcctggctcgaactcggcttgttCTTGTTCTCCATAGGCATCATACATTATGTTGTGGTGTTTGTCACATTGTATCAGCGCCTTCCTTGCACCGGGTCTGTCCCGGTGCAACTACGGCCGGCGTCCTTTTTATCGATCGCTGCGCCTAGCGTGGCGTCCATTGCATGGGAAGCGGTCTCCGGCCACTTCGGCTCCGGTTGCAAGATGCTGTacttcctctccctctttctcttcacGTTGCTA GTAGTCCGGCCGACGCTTTTTGTGAAGGCAATGAGGAGGTTCAGTTCTGCATGGTGGGCTTACGTCTTCCCCGTCACAATGCTCGCTCTCTCCTCAGCTGAATATGCGCAGGAAGTGCACACCGGCTTAGCTCATGCGATCAGAAGGGTCATATCCATGGCTTCACTGCTTATGACCCTCGCCTTGATCCTGCTCACCGTTGTTCATAGGAAGGTCATCTTTGCTAATACGCGTCAACAAAATTCTCAAGCAAAAGTTATGCCCATGGCTTCACCGTCTAGGGCAATGGAGGAGCCCGAGCCTTCTTCATCCCCGTCTCTTCCTCTGTAa
- the LOC116261140 gene encoding S-type anion channel SLAH4-like codes for MTGQHESDQPISPFLARFHADLFRVSMALASQAVLWRTLNSASFSDPWPPIFNSIVEKSFWLLAALVLSSSSLAYLFKCIFYFDVVKAEFLDRWRVNYFFAPWIAAILLLQCLLPNRYDRWRGSGWEGIKFLNWGHLNSAISRAFWCAFTMPILLLEVKIYGQWFTKGKRFLSTVANPSTHISLIGNFVAAQTAARLALLELSLFLFAVGIVHYVVVFVTLYQRLPYNDSFPAQLRPASFLSIAAPSMACVAWASLTGDFGSGCKMLHFLSLFLFTLLVVRPVLFVKAMKKFNAAWWAYVFPVSVLALSSAEYAKEVPTVVAEALRRAMSMISLAMTMALILLTVVHRKTFFSGDRFPASSSQTKVLPVTSPPKSIQDNDSDPVLPL; via the exons ATGACCGGGCAGCACGAGAGCGATCAGCCCATCTCTCCCTTCTTGGCAAGGTTCCACGCAGACCTCTTCCGCGTCTCCATGGCCCTTGCGAGCCAAGCTGTCCTCTGGAGGACGCTGAACTCCGCCTCTTTCTCCGATCCATGGCCTCCCATCTTCAACTCTATCGTCGAGAAGTCCTTCTGGCTGCTGGCTGCTCTcgtcctctcttcttcctcccttgccTACCTCTTCAAATGCATCTTCTACTTCGACGTCGTCAAGGCCGAGTTCCTCGACCGGTGGCGGGTCAACTACTTTTTCGCCCCATGGATTGCCGCCATCTTGCTCCTCCAATGCCTCCTTCCCAACAGATACGACCGGTGGAGGGGCAGCGGCTGGGAGGGAATCAAATTCCTGAACTGGGGCCACTTGAACTCCGCCATCTCCAGGGCCTTTTGGTGTGCTTTCACCATGCCCATACTTCTACTGGAGGTGAAGATCTATGGCCAGTGGTTCACCAAGGGCAAGCGCTTCCTCTCCACCGTCGCCAACCCATCCACCCACATCTCCCTCATCGGCAACTTTGTCGCCGCCCAGACCGCCGCCCGGCTGGCCTTGCTGGAACTCAGCCTCTTCTTGTTCGCCGTGGGCATCGTGCACTACGTGGTGGTGTTCGTGACCTTATACCAGCGCCTGCCTTACAACGACTCGTTCCCGGCACAGCTGCGGCCCGCTTCCTTCCTGTCGATTGCGGCCCCCAGCATGGCGTGCGTTGCGTGGGCGTCCCTCACCGGCGACTTCGGCTCCGGCTGCAAGATGTTgcacttcctctctctcttcctttttacATTGCTA GTTGTGAGGCCTGTCCTGTTTGTGAAGGCAATGAAGAAGTTCAACGCTGCATGGTGGGCATACGTGTTTCCTGTCTCGGTTCTTGCTCTCTCCTCGGCGGAGTACGCAAAGGAAGTGCCGACCGTCGTGGCCGAGGCTCTCAGAAGGGCCATGTCTATGATATCACTGGCCATGACCATGGCCCTGATCCTGCTCACTGTCGTTCACAGAAAGACCTTCTTTTCTGGAGACCGGTTTCCAGCCTCCTCCTCCCAAACCAAGGTCTTGCCGGTGACTTCACCTCCTAAGTCCATCCAAGACAATGATTCCGACCCCGTCCTCCCTCTATGA
- the LOC116260602 gene encoding S-type anion channel SLAH1-like, producing MDGKRGTTGQSPSPFLARFHADLFMVSMALAGQAVLWRTMNSMSFYDPWPPIFNSVLEKYSWLLAALALSSSFLLYILKYIFYSNIVKVDFLHPFWVNYLFTPWISAILLLRCILIPASIQDRYWRLGISLEGTNFFNWVHLGRVISMALWGSFTLPVLLLQFKIYGQSFTKDKQILAAIATPSTHLCMIGHFAAAQTAADLSLPQISLFLFSIGIMHCVVVFIALYQRLSSVRSITIQLRPASFLSIAAPSVASVAWESISGYFGAGCKMLYFLSLLLFTSLIVTPPLFQNSMKKFSFAWWAYSFPVTTLALSSASYAKATDTVLAHQIRRVLSMASLFVTLVLVLLPIVFGKAIGSG from the exons ATGGACGGAAAGCGAGGGACTACTGGTCAGTCACCTTCTCCATTCTTGGCAAGGTTTCACGCAGACCTCTTCATGGTCTCCATGGCCCTCGCCGGCCAAGCTGTCCTTTGGAGGACGATGAACTCCATGTCCTTCTACGATCCATGGCCTCCCATCTTCAACTCCGTCTTAGAGAAGTACTCCTGGCTGCTGGCCGCTCTCgctctctcctcctccttcctcttatACATCCTCAAATATATATTCTACTCCAACATTGTCAAGGTCGATTTCCTCCACCCTTTCTGGGTGAACTACCTCTTTACGCCATGGATTTCCGCCATCTTGCTCCTTCGGTGCATCCTAATCCCTGCCTCCATACAAGACCGATATTGGAGGCTGGGCATTAGCTTAGAGGGAACCAATTTCTTCAACTGGGTCCATTTGGGCAGAGTCATCTCGATGGCCCTTTGGGGCTCCTTCACCTTGCCTGTGCTTCTGCTGCAGTTCAAGATCTATGGCCAGTCGTTCACCAAGGACAAGCAAATCTTGGCGGCCATAGCGACCCCTTCCACCCACCTCTGCATGATCGGCCACTTCGCTGCAGCTCAGACCGCCGCCGACCTCTCCTTGCCACAAATCAgtctctttttattttccatcGGCATCATGCATTGTGTTGTGGTGTTTATTGCATTGTATCAGCGCCTATCAAGCGTCAGGTCCATCACGATCCAACTACGACCAGCGTCCTTCTTGTCGATCGCTGCACCGAGCGTGGCGTCTGTTGCATGGGAGTCGATCTCCGGCTACTTCGGCGCCGGCTGCAAGATGTTGTACTTCCTTTCCCTCCTCCTCTTCACATCGCTA ATTGTCACGCCACCGCTTTTCCAGAATTCGATGAAGAAGTTCAGTTTTGCATGGTGGGCTTATTCCTTCCCTGTGACGACGCTTGCACTCTCATCGGCCTCATATGCGAAGGCAACAGACACCGTCTTGGCTCATCAAATTAGAAGGGTCCTGTCTATGGCTTCGCTGTTTGTCACCCTCGTCTTGGTTCTGCTCCCGATTGTTTTCGGGAAAGCAATTGGATCTGGATAG